One genomic segment of Ferrimonas sp. YFM includes these proteins:
- the atpH gene encoding F0F1 ATP synthase subunit delta, translating to MSELTTVARPYAKAAFEFAAEHQAIDKWQGQLDFAAAVAQNDAIAELLNGAIAVDQLAEIFIKVCDENLDEFGQNLVKVMAENGRLAVLPQVATLFKQMADEQASLVEADVVSATELSDEQKQKIAESLEKRLERKVKLNCTVDPQLIAGVVINAGDLVIDGSVRGKLNRMADTLQS from the coding sequence ATGTCTGAACTGACTACTGTTGCACGCCCCTATGCCAAAGCTGCCTTTGAGTTTGCAGCGGAGCATCAGGCTATCGACAAGTGGCAAGGCCAATTGGACTTTGCTGCCGCGGTAGCTCAGAACGATGCGATTGCTGAGCTGTTGAATGGCGCCATTGCCGTCGACCAACTCGCGGAGATCTTTATCAAGGTCTGTGACGAGAACCTCGACGAGTTTGGCCAGAACCTGGTGAAGGTGATGGCTGAAAATGGTCGTCTGGCTGTGCTGCCTCAGGTTGCCACTCTGTTCAAACAGATGGCCGATGAGCAAGCAAGCCTAGTGGAGGCCGATGTGGTGTCCGCAACAGAACTTAGTGACGAACAGAAGCAGAAGATTGCCGAGTCTCTGGAGAAACGTCTCGAGCGCAAGGTAAAGCTGAACTGCACTGTTGATCCGCAGCTAATTGCTGGTGTTGTTATCAACGCTGGTGACTTGGTCATTGATGGCTCGGTTCGCGGTAAATTAAACCGCATGGCCGATACGCTGCAATCCTAA